GTTTCAAAAACATGGTCTCACCTCAAAAATTATTGTAACATATCCCTTCTAAAAATAAGAGAGATAAAAACCAAAAAAGGCAGCCGCAGCTGCCTCCCTAGCTATATTCGTTATCGCTGAACGGTGACATTCAATTTCAACAAAGCTTGAGCTGCTGCTTGCTGTTCCGCCTCTTTCTTCGAACGTCCTGCGCCGGTTCCCAGCAGATCAACATCCATATACACCTCTGCAACGAACTCACGCTCATGAGCAGGTCCACGTTCATTGACAATCCGGTATTCCAATGAACCCATATTATGATGCTGTGTATGTTCTTGCAGTTGTGTCTTGTAATCGATCACAAGAAGCTTGCCTTCGCTGGAGATTTTGGTGAACACATGTTTATGGAGAAATCCTTTGACAACCTCGATCCCTTGATCGAGGTATAAGGCGCCTACGAAGGATTCAAATACATCGGCAAGGAGAGCCGGACGGGATCGCCCGCCCGTCAATTCCTCACCTTTGCCAAGCAAAACAAATGCGCCAAAATCCAAATCTTCAGCAAAAGTAACTAAGGACGGCTCACAAACAATCGAGGCTCTAAGCTTCGTTAATTCGCCTTCCGAACGCCCTGGATAAGAATCATATAAAAATTCTGAAACCGTTAGCTCAAGGACAGCATCGCCTAGAAACTCCAGCCGCTCGTTATCTTTGTGTCCAGCAATACGGTGTTCATTCACATAAGAGGAATGGGTAAATGCTTGCTTCAGCAATTCCGTCTTCCTAAAAGTGATGCCGATTTGCTTCTGCAGTACTTTGATATCACGATTCATTGCTTAACTCACCGCCCAGAGAGAATGATATTCCGTTATCTTTCTTCGTAGGAAGGCAAATTATGCTTCAAACCTTTTCAAGATAATGGTTGCATTGTGTCCGCCAAAACCGAATGAGTTCGACATCGCAATATCAACCTTCGCTTCACGAGCTACATTCGGTACATAATCCAAATCACACTCAGGATCTTGGTTGACCAGATTAATTGTCGGAGCAATCAAATTATTGGAAATTGTCAATCCGCATATTACGGCTTCTACCCCACCAGCAGCGCCAAGCAAATGGCCTGTCATGGACTTCGTCGAGCTCACCGCTACTTTGTACGCATGTTCACCTAGTGCTTTCTTAATCGCCGTCGTCTCGGATTTATCTCCTACCGATGTAGAAGTTCCATGAGCATTGATATAAGTGATGGATTCTGGCGCAATCCCTGCGTCCTTAATCGCTTTGGTCATACAACGTGCTGCCCCATCCGGATCCGGATCTGTCATATGATAAGCGTCACCGCTCATCCCATACCCGATTACTTCCGCATAAATACGAGCTCCGCGCTGCTGTGCATGCTCTAGTGATTCCAGAATCATGACGCCTGCGCCTTCCCCCATCACAAACCCGTCGCGATCCGTATCGAATGGACGGCTTGCCAGGTGCGGCTCTTCGTTGCGTGTAGACATCGCGCGCAGCGCGCAGAAGCCCGCAACCCCAATCGGCGTAATCGTCGCTTCAGCCCCACCGCAAATCATCACGTCGGCATCGCCGCGTTGAATCATTTTGAAGGAATCACCAATGGAGTGTGTCCCCGTTGCACAAGCGGTTACAGCTGTGGAATTAGGTCCTTTGGCTCCAGTCACCATCGAGATGTGACCCGATGCCATATTGGCAATCATCATAGGGATAAAGAATGGAGAAACACGCTTAGGCCCTTTTTCCAAAAGGATGCGATGCTGCTCTTCCCACGTATTCAGACCGCCAATACCTGAACCCACGGAAACGCCAACCCGTTCGGGATCCGTATCTTCCTTCACATCTAGATTCGCATCCTTGAGCGCATTGATAGCTCCAGCAACTGCGAATTGAACAAAGCGGTCCATCCGGCGGGATTCTTTACGATCCACATAGTTCTCAATATTGAAATCTTTCACTTCTGCCGCAATACGTGTAGGGTATTCGCTTACATCAAAATTCTCAA
Above is a genomic segment from Paenibacillus sp. HWE-109 containing:
- the rnc gene encoding ribonuclease III, with translation MNRDIKVLQKQIGITFRKTELLKQAFTHSSYVNEHRIAGHKDNERLEFLGDAVLELTVSEFLYDSYPGRSEGELTKLRASIVCEPSLVTFAEDLDFGAFVLLGKGEELTGGRSRPALLADVFESFVGALYLDQGIEVVKGFLHKHVFTKISSEGKLLVIDYKTQLQEHTQHHNMGSLEYRIVNERGPAHEREFVAEVYMDVDLLGTGAGRSKKEAEQQAAAQALLKLNVTVQR
- the fabF gene encoding beta-ketoacyl-ACP synthase II; amino-acid sequence: MNRVVITGMGVVTALGQDLETFWGNLTSGKSGVSLIENFDVSEYPTRIAAEVKDFNIENYVDRKESRRMDRFVQFAVAGAINALKDANLDVKEDTDPERVGVSVGSGIGGLNTWEEQHRILLEKGPKRVSPFFIPMMIANMASGHISMVTGAKGPNSTAVTACATGTHSIGDSFKMIQRGDADVMICGGAEATITPIGVAGFCALRAMSTRNEEPHLASRPFDTDRDGFVMGEGAGVMILESLEHAQQRGARIYAEVIGYGMSGDAYHMTDPDPDGAARCMTKAIKDAGIAPESITYINAHGTSTSVGDKSETTAIKKALGEHAYKVAVSSTKSMTGHLLGAAGGVEAVICGLTISNNLIAPTINLVNQDPECDLDYVPNVAREAKVDIAMSNSFGFGGHNATIILKRFEA